A single Agrococcus sp. ARC_14 DNA region contains:
- a CDS encoding DUF58 domain-containing protein, which translates to MHRLDAVVRAITPWGWTLIAVVVVGLAIARTLGWTEALVAAVAAGVLVLAAVPWIVGERWARARIGLSAERVPVGADALALVEVSRPTRAATPSQVDLDVGDMEVVLEIPPIDVGGRVVRSVPLDTSRRGLRTIGPATILRTDPFGVLERRHRLTESRTLVVHPRVVRLPGGAGGIVRDLDGEAAAERTADDVSFHSLREYAPGDDRRLVHWRSSARYGSLLVRQFEPSRRADSLIVLSTAPDEYDGDDFELALSLVGTLGLAAMSDRRKLRIVESPRTERGEAHAIDAASRDRLLDALAVIQPRQQLGIAAAARASRRASPGSLAWLITGSTVSPRTLRTAANGMPAGVVSVVVRAAVGALPSRARLGDADVVTVGAIEDLSRGIGQSRQR; encoded by the coding sequence ATGCACCGACTCGACGCCGTCGTTCGCGCGATCACCCCGTGGGGGTGGACGCTGATCGCGGTCGTCGTCGTCGGGCTCGCGATCGCTCGCACGCTGGGCTGGACCGAGGCGCTCGTCGCCGCAGTGGCCGCCGGCGTGCTCGTGCTGGCGGCCGTGCCGTGGATCGTCGGCGAGCGCTGGGCGCGCGCCCGCATCGGGCTGAGCGCCGAGCGCGTGCCGGTGGGCGCCGACGCGCTCGCCCTCGTGGAGGTCTCGCGGCCCACGCGCGCCGCGACCCCCAGCCAGGTCGACCTCGACGTCGGCGACATGGAGGTGGTGCTCGAGATCCCGCCCATCGATGTCGGCGGTCGCGTCGTGCGCTCCGTGCCGCTCGACACCTCGCGGCGCGGGCTGCGCACGATCGGGCCTGCGACGATCCTGCGCACCGACCCCTTCGGCGTGCTCGAGCGGCGCCACCGCCTGACCGAGTCGCGCACGCTCGTCGTGCACCCGCGCGTGGTGCGGCTGCCCGGCGGTGCCGGCGGCATCGTCCGCGACCTCGACGGTGAGGCGGCCGCCGAGCGCACCGCCGACGACGTCTCGTTCCACAGCCTGCGCGAGTACGCGCCCGGCGACGACCGGCGCCTGGTGCACTGGCGCTCGAGCGCCCGCTACGGCTCGCTGCTCGTGCGGCAGTTCGAGCCGTCCAGGCGCGCCGACTCGCTCATCGTGCTCTCCACCGCGCCCGACGAGTACGACGGCGACGACTTCGAGCTCGCGCTCTCGCTCGTCGGCACGCTCGGCCTCGCCGCGATGTCGGACCGGCGCAAGCTTCGCATCGTCGAGAGCCCCCGCACCGAGCGGGGCGAGGCGCACGCCATCGACGCCGCCAGCCGCGACCGGCTCCTCGACGCGCTCGCCGTCATCCAGCCCAGGCAGCAGCTCGGCATCGCCGCTGCCGCACGTGCCTCCCGCCGCGCGTCGCCCGGCAGTCTCGCGTGGCTCATCACGGGCTCGACCGTGTCGCCGCGCACGCTCCGCACGGCGGCGAACGGCATGCCGGCCGGCGTCGTGTCGGTGGTGGTGCGGGCCGCCGTCGGCGCGCTGCCATCGCGCGCCAGGCTCGGCGACGCGGATGTCGTGACGGTCGGGGCCATCGAGGATCTCTCGCGCGGCATCGGGCAGTCGAGGCAGCGATGA
- the ald gene encoding alanine dehydrogenase produces the protein MLIGVPREIKTDEARVALTATGATELVAHGHEVLIETGAGVGSGIPDAAYEAAGARIVASAAEAWAAQLVLKVKEPIAAELDFLRDDLTLFAYLHLAAAPELAQALIERGTTAIAYETVRAPDGSLPMLAPMSEVAGRLSVTQGASLLTAPQGGAGLLLGGVPGTRAGHTVVLGGGVAGTAAVEMAVGLGSRVTVLDVSLPRLRQFDTIYGGRVQTLHSNRVTVEESVRDADLVIGSVLIPGAKAPKLVTNEMVAGMRPGSVLVDIAIDQGGCFADSRPTTHREPTFRVHETVFACVANLPGAVPRTSTEALTNATLHATTRLADLGWRAALTADAGLAAGLNTSGGHVANAAVAAALETQATPLATLLG, from the coding sequence ATGCTCATCGGGGTCCCGCGCGAGATCAAGACAGACGAGGCGCGGGTCGCGCTGACGGCCACGGGGGCGACCGAGCTCGTCGCCCACGGCCACGAGGTCTTGATCGAGACCGGCGCTGGCGTCGGCAGCGGGATCCCGGATGCGGCCTACGAGGCTGCCGGCGCAAGGATCGTCGCGTCGGCGGCCGAGGCCTGGGCTGCGCAGCTGGTGCTCAAGGTGAAGGAGCCGATCGCCGCAGAGCTCGACTTCCTGCGCGACGACCTCACGCTCTTCGCCTACCTGCACCTCGCAGCGGCGCCGGAGCTCGCGCAGGCGCTCATCGAGCGCGGCACCACGGCGATCGCCTACGAGACCGTGCGCGCGCCCGACGGCTCGCTGCCGATGCTCGCACCCATGAGCGAGGTCGCTGGACGACTGTCGGTGACGCAGGGCGCCTCGCTCCTCACGGCACCGCAAGGGGGCGCGGGCCTGCTGCTCGGCGGCGTGCCGGGCACCCGCGCCGGCCACACGGTCGTGCTGGGCGGCGGCGTCGCCGGCACCGCGGCGGTCGAGATGGCCGTCGGGCTCGGTTCGCGTGTGACGGTGCTCGACGTCTCGCTGCCTCGGCTGCGGCAGTTCGACACGATCTACGGCGGTCGCGTGCAGACGCTGCACTCGAACCGCGTCACGGTCGAGGAGTCGGTGCGCGACGCCGATCTGGTGATCGGCTCGGTGCTCATCCCCGGTGCGAAGGCGCCGAAGCTCGTCACGAACGAGATGGTCGCCGGCATGCGTCCAGGCTCGGTGCTCGTCGACATCGCGATCGATCAGGGCGGATGCTTCGCCGACTCGCGGCCGACCACGCACCGCGAACCCACGTTCCGCGTGCACGAGACCGTGTTCGCGTGCGTCGCGAACCTGCCGGGTGCCGTGCCCCGCACCTCGACCGAGGCGCTCACGAACGCGACCCTGCACGCCACGACCCGGCTGGCCGATCTCGGCTGGCGAGCGGCGCTGACGGCGGATGCGGGGCTTGCGGCGGGCCTGAACACCTCGGGTGGGCACGTGGCCAATGCTGCGGTCGCCGCGGCGCTCGAGACGCAGGCGACGCCGCTCGCCACGCTGCTCGGCTAG
- a CDS encoding transglutaminase domain-containing protein: MIQRAPAVAVLLLAIAAACAPMWWIFGTLQLVVALAVSVLVGAAIAWLAAVRRWTAISIIGTGVAALAILAVPLTAPQRIPRGEWLPAFGEAMAAIVLSWRRLLTIGLPVGTGDSLLMAPVVLVLVGSVVGVSIALRSKRAETAALVPALIGIWSILWGPRELPEAWLTGLIALVPIGGYVAVVRQARRRSRAPRALSSLARRVGAGVAVAAIAAGAAGTAGALLDVPQRTVLRGESPSSIELQGASPLSGYRAFWSAEARTAPQLAATGLEPGQRIRTAVLDSYDGEVLGVGRATFERVPSSEPGEGSVVGITIDELSSAWLPVVGTPSAIRFVGDRSEQLASGLHRSDALGAYVVEPDITTGDGYQMLSEPAGAVIPPEGVAALVPEDPRQGSQALPDAMLTTLAAWTGGATSPGERLAAMLEGLRADGYVSHGVLDDEAPSRPGHSLERLEAMFAEPMIGDAEQYATAAMLLARQLGFDSRVVVGFTPDAIEQGAPTIVLGSDADAWIEVRAESGWVGIDVMPDVRPIPEQEEGSPTVVEEPPMQQAPAPAPGGQVEGADPAAPSAPQDTDDSASRLLQALAAIGAVLGLVALIAAIPVGLVIAKVIRRRRRRRADAPRDRAEGAWAEVVDGLRDRGELLTSSGTRLEQAGEHAPMRELAHRVDRAVFAAEPPSAPEVTETWRLGAVVLAERDAGEGRLRPLLARLNPASLTRR, encoded by the coding sequence ATGATTCAGCGCGCGCCCGCCGTCGCGGTGCTGCTGCTGGCGATCGCCGCGGCCTGTGCCCCCATGTGGTGGATCTTCGGCACCCTGCAGCTCGTCGTGGCGCTCGCCGTCAGCGTGCTCGTGGGCGCCGCCATCGCGTGGCTGGCCGCCGTCCGCAGGTGGACGGCGATCTCGATCATCGGCACCGGGGTCGCCGCGCTCGCGATCCTCGCGGTGCCGCTGACCGCGCCGCAGCGCATCCCGCGCGGGGAGTGGCTGCCGGCCTTCGGCGAGGCGATGGCGGCCATCGTGCTGTCGTGGCGGCGGCTGCTGACGATCGGGCTGCCGGTCGGCACGGGCGACTCGCTGCTCATGGCCCCCGTCGTGCTCGTGCTCGTCGGCAGCGTCGTCGGCGTCTCGATCGCGCTGCGCTCCAAGCGCGCGGAGACGGCGGCGCTCGTGCCTGCGCTGATCGGCATCTGGTCGATCCTGTGGGGTCCGCGCGAGCTGCCGGAGGCATGGCTGACCGGTCTCATCGCGCTCGTGCCCATCGGCGGCTACGTGGCCGTCGTGCGACAGGCACGACGCCGCAGCCGCGCGCCGCGCGCGCTCTCGTCGCTCGCGCGCCGCGTCGGCGCCGGTGTCGCCGTCGCCGCGATCGCAGCCGGGGCCGCCGGCACGGCCGGCGCGCTGCTGGATGTGCCGCAGCGCACGGTGCTGCGCGGCGAAAGCCCCTCGTCGATCGAGCTGCAGGGCGCGTCGCCGCTCTCGGGCTATCGCGCGTTCTGGTCTGCCGAGGCCCGCACCGCCCCGCAGCTGGCAGCCACCGGCCTGGAGCCGGGACAACGCATCCGCACCGCCGTCCTCGACAGCTACGACGGCGAGGTGCTGGGCGTCGGCCGCGCGACCTTCGAGCGCGTCCCGAGCTCCGAGCCGGGCGAGGGCAGCGTGGTCGGGATCACGATCGACGAGCTCTCGTCAGCGTGGCTGCCGGTGGTCGGCACGCCATCGGCCATCCGCTTCGTGGGCGATCGCTCCGAGCAGCTGGCATCGGGGCTGCACCGCAGCGACGCGCTCGGCGCCTATGTCGTCGAGCCCGACATCACCACCGGCGACGGCTACCAGATGCTCTCGGAGCCCGCTGGCGCGGTCATCCCACCGGAGGGCGTCGCGGCGCTCGTGCCGGAGGATCCGCGGCAGGGGTCGCAGGCGCTGCCAGATGCGATGCTCACGACGCTCGCCGCCTGGACCGGCGGCGCGACGAGCCCCGGCGAGCGGCTTGCCGCCATGCTCGAGGGGCTCCGCGCCGACGGCTACGTGAGCCACGGCGTGCTCGACGACGAGGCGCCGTCGCGCCCCGGGCACTCGCTCGAGCGGCTCGAGGCCATGTTCGCCGAGCCGATGATCGGCGACGCCGAGCAGTACGCCACCGCTGCGATGCTGCTCGCGCGGCAGCTGGGCTTCGACTCGCGCGTGGTCGTGGGCTTCACGCCCGACGCGATCGAGCAGGGCGCTCCGACGATCGTGCTCGGGTCCGACGCGGATGCGTGGATCGAGGTGCGCGCGGAGTCCGGCTGGGTGGGGATCGACGTGATGCCGGATGTGCGGCCGATCCCCGAGCAGGAGGAGGGCTCGCCGACGGTCGTCGAGGAGCCGCCGATGCAGCAGGCACCCGCGCCGGCGCCGGGCGGGCAGGTCGAGGGTGCAGACCCCGCAGCTCCCAGCGCCCCGCAGGACACCGACGACAGCGCATCGCGACTGCTGCAGGCGCTCGCTGCCATCGGCGCCGTGCTCGGCCTCGTCGCGCTGATCGCCGCCATCCCCGTCGGCCTCGTGATCGCGAAGGTGATCCGTCGCAGGCGCAGGCGCAGGGCCGACGCGCCGCGCGACCGCGCCGAGGGTGCGTGGGCTGAGGTCGTCGACGGGCTGCGCGACCGCGGCGAGCTGCTGACGTCCTCCGGCACCCGCCTCGAGCAGGCGGGCGAGCACGCCCCGATGCGCGAGCTCGCCCACCGCGTCGACCGTGCGGTGTTCGCGGCCGAGCCTCCGAGCGCGCCAGAGGTCACCGAGACCTGGCGGCTCGGCGCCGTCGTGCTCGCGGAGCGCGATGCGGGCGAAGGCAGGCTGCGTCCGCTGCTCGCGCGGCTGAACCCGGCGTCGCTCACGCGGCGCTGA
- a CDS encoding FtsK/SpoIIIE domain-containing protein, translated as MQTRIDLPRPPTDPEPSPFPLLASLAPVLGAGALWLVLQTPTVLVFALLGPIIAVASMGDGRRTRRKRRKREAERWRVELAAVADRIDAALDERRAELLAAHPGPRAVAARPPHDPHRWRRAADAPVPVVLGAGPLPSGVAVEGTVPATDPAVQRLDAAAAAERLRSAAAIVDGPVVVDAREGIGIVGPPLVALALARSAVIQVVDAVPPDAAEAIVPDDPAWDWLDDLPHPLHREPGSAVRLVGDGVEVTVAVAEHASQLPRECRIVVHAALDGARVGERSCAPAAISEREALAAVETLAGAAAHAGIRREGSLPSHVDLDALPVASGGLAAVFLADEAPIELDLVRDGPHAVVGGTTGSGKSELLIAWVAAIAAGRETSDVSFLLVDFKGGASFAPLLGLAHCVGVMTDLDEAGARRAIESLRAELRRRERLLAAQGARSIEEASGISRLVIVVDEFAAMLHELPDLHRLFVDLAARGRSLGVHLVLCTQRPAEAVRDSLLANCGIRISLRVTDEHDAVAVTGGAEAASIPLAARGRCVVRVSGGATRTAQAALASPEHLAALVAATAGQSRAARPWREPLPESLPLAAIEGEGIRLGLVDRPSEQLVAPVLWRPTVDGPLLAIGGAASGRTSLADLVAGQLGTPVVDREDALWDALQQPGPLVVDDLDLQLARLTDEQQATVAQAIARRMRESAPVALTARRVSTAMGQLAPLAELRILLRIASRQEHIVAGGDGHLHDASLPPGAGWLRDERVQLALPEGVAPRREPRAVTLPRGPAAVVLGVGAQLPAALSGPAARPGQARTGPDRTGPDRTGPDRVGRDDAAGLVVGTVAEWEAAWGELDRLRADRPVVVLGVDERQLRQVLRHAPPPPPMRAAPAWVLLEGRFERLR; from the coding sequence ATGCAGACGCGCATCGACCTGCCGAGGCCGCCCACGGATCCAGAGCCCTCGCCGTTCCCGCTGCTCGCGAGCCTCGCGCCCGTGCTCGGTGCCGGCGCGCTCTGGCTCGTGCTGCAGACCCCGACGGTGCTCGTGTTCGCGCTGCTCGGGCCGATCATCGCGGTGGCCAGCATGGGCGACGGTCGGCGCACCCGCCGCAAGCGCCGCAAGCGCGAGGCCGAGCGCTGGCGGGTCGAGCTCGCGGCGGTCGCCGACCGCATCGACGCCGCCCTCGACGAGCGCCGTGCCGAGCTGCTCGCCGCGCATCCGGGGCCACGCGCGGTCGCGGCGCGGCCGCCGCACGACCCGCATCGATGGCGGCGCGCGGCGGATGCGCCGGTGCCGGTCGTGCTCGGAGCCGGGCCGCTGCCGTCGGGTGTCGCGGTCGAGGGCACGGTGCCGGCGACCGATCCGGCGGTGCAGCGGCTCGATGCCGCAGCTGCGGCCGAGCGGTTGCGCTCCGCCGCCGCGATCGTCGACGGTCCGGTCGTCGTCGACGCACGCGAGGGGATCGGCATCGTCGGCCCGCCGCTCGTGGCGCTCGCGCTCGCGCGCTCGGCTGTCATTCAGGTGGTGGATGCCGTGCCACCCGATGCCGCGGAGGCCATCGTCCCCGACGATCCCGCGTGGGACTGGCTCGACGACCTGCCGCATCCGCTCCACCGGGAGCCTGGCTCGGCTGTGCGGCTCGTGGGCGACGGCGTGGAGGTGACGGTCGCTGTGGCCGAGCATGCCTCGCAGCTGCCGCGCGAGTGTCGCATCGTCGTCCATGCGGCGCTCGACGGTGCCCGCGTGGGCGAGCGCTCGTGCGCGCCGGCGGCGATCTCAGAGCGCGAGGCGCTCGCCGCGGTCGAGACGCTCGCCGGCGCCGCCGCGCACGCGGGGATCCGGCGGGAGGGCTCGCTGCCCTCGCACGTCGACCTCGACGCGCTGCCGGTCGCGAGCGGCGGCCTCGCTGCCGTGTTCCTGGCAGACGAGGCGCCCATCGAGCTCGACCTCGTGCGCGACGGCCCGCATGCGGTCGTCGGCGGCACGACGGGCTCCGGCAAGAGCGAGCTGCTCATCGCCTGGGTCGCCGCCATCGCCGCTGGGCGTGAGACCTCGGACGTCTCGTTCCTGCTGGTCGACTTCAAGGGCGGCGCCTCCTTCGCGCCGCTGCTGGGCCTGGCGCACTGCGTGGGCGTCATGACCGACCTCGACGAGGCCGGGGCGCGACGCGCGATCGAGAGCCTGCGCGCCGAGCTGCGGCGCCGCGAGCGACTGCTGGCTGCACAGGGCGCGCGATCGATCGAGGAGGCGAGCGGCATCTCGCGGCTCGTGATCGTCGTCGACGAGTTCGCCGCCATGCTGCACGAGCTGCCCGACCTGCACCGGCTGTTCGTCGACCTCGCTGCCCGGGGCCGCTCGCTGGGCGTGCACCTTGTGCTCTGCACGCAGCGGCCGGCAGAGGCGGTGCGCGACTCGCTGCTGGCCAACTGCGGCATCCGCATCTCGCTGCGCGTCACCGATGAGCACGACGCGGTCGCGGTCACCGGCGGCGCAGAGGCGGCGTCGATCCCGCTCGCCGCCCGCGGCCGCTGCGTCGTGCGCGTGAGCGGCGGCGCCACGCGCACGGCACAGGCGGCCCTCGCGAGCCCCGAGCACCTCGCCGCGCTCGTGGCCGCCACTGCGGGGCAGTCCCGCGCGGCCAGGCCCTGGCGGGAGCCGCTGCCCGAGTCGCTGCCGCTCGCGGCGATCGAGGGCGAGGGCATCCGGCTGGGGCTCGTCGACCGGCCGTCGGAGCAGCTCGTCGCCCCGGTGCTGTGGCGGCCGACCGTCGACGGACCGCTGCTGGCCATAGGGGGAGCGGCGAGCGGGCGCACGAGCCTCGCCGACCTCGTGGCCGGGCAGCTCGGCACGCCGGTCGTCGATCGCGAGGACGCGCTCTGGGACGCGTTGCAGCAGCCGGGCCCGCTCGTGGTCGACGACCTCGACCTGCAGCTGGCGAGGCTCACCGACGAGCAGCAGGCCACGGTCGCCCAGGCGATCGCGCGACGGATGCGGGAGAGCGCGCCGGTCGCGCTCACCGCACGCCGCGTCTCGACTGCGATGGGGCAGCTCGCGCCGCTCGCCGAGCTGCGCATCCTGCTGCGGATCGCGAGCCGCCAGGAGCACATCGTCGCCGGCGGCGACGGCCACCTGCACGACGCCTCGCTGCCGCCGGGCGCAGGCTGGCTGCGTGACGAGCGCGTGCAGCTCGCGCTGCCCGAGGGAGTCGCGCCGCGGCGTGAGCCGCGCGCGGTCACGCTGCCGCGCGGGCCGGCGGCAGTCGTGCTGGGCGTCGGGGCGCAGCTGCCTGCCGCGCTCTCGGGGCCGGCGGCGAGACCCGGCCAAGCTCGAACCGGCCCTGATCGAACAGGCCCCGATCGAACAGGCCCTGATCGAGTGGGTCGGGATGACGCCGCCGGGCTCGTCGTCGGCACCGTCGCCGAGTGGGAGGCCGCGTGGGGCGAGCTCGACCGGCTGCGCGCCGACCGCCCCGTGGTGGTGCTGGGCGTCGACGAGCGACAGCTGCGGCAGGTGCTGCGGCACGCGCCGCCTCCGCCGCCCATGCGCGCCGCGCCCGCCTGGGTGCTGCTCGAGGGTCGCTTCGAGCGACTTCGGTAG
- a CDS encoding MoxR family ATPase produces MGVDVSSIQQLAEQVVERVERVLVGKPLAVQLSLTAMLSHGHLLIEDNPGTGKTSLARALAATIDGTASRIQFTPDLLPGDITGVSVWNQGRGEFEYRQGPVFANVVLADEINRASPKTQSALLEVMQEGNVTVDGIAHAVPQPFMVIATQNPIEHAGTYQLPEAQLDRFALKASIGYPDHASTLRILTDSGEEHSPEDIRPVTDARTVQAMAAMIRKVHVEASIVDYVARLVEATREADEVRLGVSVRGALALVRTSRAWAAIHGRDYVTPDDVKALTVPALAHRLVLQPEAEFDDVRPESIVQQLMLTVAPPRR; encoded by the coding sequence GTGGGAGTCGATGTCTCGAGCATCCAGCAGCTGGCCGAGCAGGTCGTCGAGCGCGTCGAGCGCGTGCTGGTCGGCAAGCCGCTGGCCGTGCAGCTCTCGCTCACCGCGATGCTCAGCCACGGCCACCTGCTGATCGAGGACAACCCCGGCACCGGCAAGACCTCGCTCGCCAGGGCGCTCGCGGCCACCATCGACGGCACGGCCAGTCGCATCCAGTTCACCCCCGACCTGCTGCCGGGCGACATCACGGGCGTCAGCGTCTGGAACCAGGGTCGCGGCGAGTTCGAGTACCGCCAGGGACCGGTGTTCGCCAACGTCGTGCTCGCCGACGAGATCAACCGGGCGAGCCCGAAGACCCAGTCTGCGCTGCTCGAGGTCATGCAGGAGGGCAACGTCACCGTCGACGGCATCGCCCACGCGGTGCCGCAGCCGTTCATGGTGATCGCCACGCAGAACCCGATCGAGCACGCCGGCACCTACCAGTTGCCGGAGGCGCAGCTCGACCGCTTCGCCCTCAAGGCCTCGATCGGCTACCCCGACCACGCCTCGACGCTCCGCATCCTGACCGACTCCGGCGAGGAGCACTCGCCAGAGGACATCAGGCCGGTGACGGATGCGCGCACGGTGCAGGCGATGGCCGCCATGATCCGCAAGGTCCACGTCGAGGCGTCGATCGTCGACTACGTCGCCCGGCTGGTGGAGGCGACCCGCGAGGCCGACGAGGTGCGCCTGGGCGTCTCGGTGCGCGGCGCGCTCGCGCTCGTGCGCACCTCCAGGGCGTGGGCGGCGATCCACGGCCGCGACTACGTCACCCCCGACGATGTCAAGGCGCTCACCGTGCCCGCGCTCGCGCACCGGCTTGTGCTGCAGCCGGAGGCGGAGTTCGACGACGTGCGCCCCGAGAGCATCGTGCAGCAGCTCATGCTGACCGTGGCGCCGCCCAGGCGCTGA